A genomic window from Erythrolamprus reginae isolate rEryReg1 unplaced genomic scaffold, rEryReg1.hap1 H_11, whole genome shotgun sequence includes:
- the LOC139155340 gene encoding transmembrane protein 161B isoform X1: protein MGVIGVQLVVTIVMTSIIQKIIPHYSLARWLLCSGSLRWYMHPTEEELRILAGKQQKGKSKKDRKYNGHIENKPLTIPKDINLHLETKSITEIDALALHYFPEYQWLVDFTVAATVVYLITEAYYTWMKPSQEMNISIVWCFLVLAFAIKILFSLTTHYFKVEEGGERSVCVTFGFFFFVKAMVILIVTENYLEFGLESGFSNFSESAVQFFEKQGLESRGPVSKLTFKFFLAILCSLIGAFLTFPGLRLAQMHLDALSLTTEKITQTLLHINFLAPLLMVLLWVKPITKDYIMNPPLGKENVPLMSEATFDTLRLWIIILLCALRLAMMRSHLQAYLNLAQKCVDQMKKEVGRISTVELQKMVARVFYYLCIIALQYVAPLVMLLHMTLLLKTLGNYSWGIYPELISDLPTENNLQSSSVSSESSSDDKKMKVTVIQLSMALASLKNIFTPLLFRGLLSFLTWWIAACLFSTSLFGLFYHQYLTVA from the exons ATG GGGGTGATAGGTGTGCAGCTGGTGGTTACCATAGTGATGACTAGCATTATACAGAAGATCATACCTCACTACTCTCTTGCCCGGTGGCTTCTTTGCAGTGGAAG TTTGCGATGGTACATGCATCCCACAGAAGAAGAATTACGTATTCTTGCAGGAAAACAACAAAagggaaaaagcaagaaagatag GAAGTACAATGGTCATATTGAAAACAAGCCATTAACCATTCCTAAAGATATTAATCTTCATCTGGAAACAAAATCTATCACTGAAATAGATGCATTGG CCTTGCATTATTTTCCTGAGTATCAATGGTTGGTAGACTTCACAGTGGCAGCTACCGTGGTATATTTGATAACTGAAGCTTACTATACTTGGATGAAGCCTTCACAAGAAATGAATATCAGCATAGTCTGGTGTTTCCTTGTTCTTGCTTTTGCAAT CAAAATATTGTTTTCGTTAACTACACACTACTTTAAAGttgaagagggaggagaaagatcaGTCTGTGTAACCTTTGGCTTCTTTTTCTTTGTCAAAGCTATGGTAATTCTGATTGTAACAGAAAACTATTTGGAGTTTGGACTTGAATCAG GTTTCTCCAATTTTTCAGAAAGTGCAGTGCAATTTTTTGAAAAGCAAGGGTTGGAATCCCG GGGTCCTGTTTCTAAACTTACTTTCAAATTTTTTCTGGCTATCCTCTGTTCACTTATTGGAGCTTTTTTGACGTTCCCTGGTTTGAGGCTGGCTCAGATGCATCTTGATGCTTTGAGTTTAACAACCGAAAAAATCACGCA AACTCTGTTACATATAAACTTCCTGGCACCTCTGCTTATGGTGTTATTATGGGTAAAACCAATTACCAAGGATTATATTATGAACCCACCATTAGGAAAAGAAAATGTGCCTTT AATGTCAGAAGCTACATTCGATACTCTAAGATTGTGGATTATAATTCTCCTGTGTGCTTTGAGATTAGCCATGATGCGCAGCCATCTCCAAGCCTATCTGAATTTAGCACAGAAATGTGTGGATCAAATGAAAAAAGAAGTTGGGAGAATAAGTACTGTTGAATTGCAGAAAATG GTGGCCAGAGTGTTTTATTATCTTTGTATAATTGCTCTTCAATATGTGGCACCTCTGGTTATGTTGCTACACATGACTCTTCTATTAAAAACTTTAG GTAACTATTCGTGGGGCATTTATCCAGAATTAATCTCAGATTTACCCACAGAGAACAATCTACAGAGCAGTTCAGTAAGCTCTGAATCCTCATCTGATGATAAAAAGATGAAGGTAACCGTAATACAGCTATCAATGGCTCTGGCTAGCCTGAAGAACATTTTCACTCCACTGTTGTTCAGAGGACTCCTTTCATTTCTCACTTGGTGGATTGCTGCTTGCCTTTTTTCCACAAGCCTTTTTGGGCTTTTCTACCATCAGTACTTGACAGTAGCATGA
- the LOC139155340 gene encoding transmembrane protein 161B isoform X2 → MTSIIQKIIPHYSLARWLLCSGSLRWYMHPTEEELRILAGKQQKGKSKKDRKYNGHIENKPLTIPKDINLHLETKSITEIDALALHYFPEYQWLVDFTVAATVVYLITEAYYTWMKPSQEMNISIVWCFLVLAFAIKILFSLTTHYFKVEEGGERSVCVTFGFFFFVKAMVILIVTENYLEFGLESGFSNFSESAVQFFEKQGLESRGPVSKLTFKFFLAILCSLIGAFLTFPGLRLAQMHLDALSLTTEKITQTLLHINFLAPLLMVLLWVKPITKDYIMNPPLGKENVPLMSEATFDTLRLWIIILLCALRLAMMRSHLQAYLNLAQKCVDQMKKEVGRISTVELQKMVARVFYYLCIIALQYVAPLVMLLHMTLLLKTLGNYSWGIYPELISDLPTENNLQSSSVSSESSSDDKKMKVTVIQLSMALASLKNIFTPLLFRGLLSFLTWWIAACLFSTSLFGLFYHQYLTVA, encoded by the exons ATGACTAGCATTATACAGAAGATCATACCTCACTACTCTCTTGCCCGGTGGCTTCTTTGCAGTGGAAG TTTGCGATGGTACATGCATCCCACAGAAGAAGAATTACGTATTCTTGCAGGAAAACAACAAAagggaaaaagcaagaaagatag GAAGTACAATGGTCATATTGAAAACAAGCCATTAACCATTCCTAAAGATATTAATCTTCATCTGGAAACAAAATCTATCACTGAAATAGATGCATTGG CCTTGCATTATTTTCCTGAGTATCAATGGTTGGTAGACTTCACAGTGGCAGCTACCGTGGTATATTTGATAACTGAAGCTTACTATACTTGGATGAAGCCTTCACAAGAAATGAATATCAGCATAGTCTGGTGTTTCCTTGTTCTTGCTTTTGCAAT CAAAATATTGTTTTCGTTAACTACACACTACTTTAAAGttgaagagggaggagaaagatcaGTCTGTGTAACCTTTGGCTTCTTTTTCTTTGTCAAAGCTATGGTAATTCTGATTGTAACAGAAAACTATTTGGAGTTTGGACTTGAATCAG GTTTCTCCAATTTTTCAGAAAGTGCAGTGCAATTTTTTGAAAAGCAAGGGTTGGAATCCCG GGGTCCTGTTTCTAAACTTACTTTCAAATTTTTTCTGGCTATCCTCTGTTCACTTATTGGAGCTTTTTTGACGTTCCCTGGTTTGAGGCTGGCTCAGATGCATCTTGATGCTTTGAGTTTAACAACCGAAAAAATCACGCA AACTCTGTTACATATAAACTTCCTGGCACCTCTGCTTATGGTGTTATTATGGGTAAAACCAATTACCAAGGATTATATTATGAACCCACCATTAGGAAAAGAAAATGTGCCTTT AATGTCAGAAGCTACATTCGATACTCTAAGATTGTGGATTATAATTCTCCTGTGTGCTTTGAGATTAGCCATGATGCGCAGCCATCTCCAAGCCTATCTGAATTTAGCACAGAAATGTGTGGATCAAATGAAAAAAGAAGTTGGGAGAATAAGTACTGTTGAATTGCAGAAAATG GTGGCCAGAGTGTTTTATTATCTTTGTATAATTGCTCTTCAATATGTGGCACCTCTGGTTATGTTGCTACACATGACTCTTCTATTAAAAACTTTAG GTAACTATTCGTGGGGCATTTATCCAGAATTAATCTCAGATTTACCCACAGAGAACAATCTACAGAGCAGTTCAGTAAGCTCTGAATCCTCATCTGATGATAAAAAGATGAAGGTAACCGTAATACAGCTATCAATGGCTCTGGCTAGCCTGAAGAACATTTTCACTCCACTGTTGTTCAGAGGACTCCTTTCATTTCTCACTTGGTGGATTGCTGCTTGCCTTTTTTCCACAAGCCTTTTTGGGCTTTTCTACCATCAGTACTTGACAGTAGCATGA